The window TACTCCGATCCGCCGACGGGTGAGCTTCCCAGCGACCTCGTCGCCGCCGCGACCCAGACGCTGCTCGCACACACCACCACCCCGGCCGACGGGTTCGTCGCGCTGTGGGAGGGATGGGGTGGGCTCGTCGGACACCTCGGATACGGTCCATCGCGCGTGCTCTTCACCGCCGCCGGCGACGCCATCGATCCGACGACCGATCGGCACGCGAACTTCCTCGCGACATCCGCGCGCGACCAGTTCAACGACGTGTTCCGGAAGCCCTCGTGGCAGCCGGGCATCCTCGACGACGAGGTGTCTCGCGGCGCACGCCTGCGTCTGCCGAACCGCGACCACGTGCTGTTCCACGCCGACCTGACCCTGCTGGCAGACCCGGCGTGGCCGTGGCAGGTGCCGTGGCGCGACACCGCGCTGGAGGCGCCCGGCGGCGCGGCATCCGCTCTGTCGCCGAGTCTGGTGTGGCCGGCCGACCATGCCTGGGTCCTCGCGACCGAGGTCGACGCCGACTCCACGGTGATCGCTGGCTCGGCTGCGGCGATCCGCGCGGTGTGCACCGACGCGCGCCTGGAAGCATGGTCGATCGACGAAGGCGCCGACCTGTCGTGGGGCGGCGATGAGGTGAACGGATGACGGCACCGCGGGATGGGGCGATGAGAACGTCGTACCCGTTCGACGCCGGCCCGCTCGTGCAGCCGGTCGACGGGCGGGCGGTGCGGGAGTTCGCGAGGCGCCTTCGCGCAGAGGGCCGCGTCACCAGCATGTTCGGCTCGCCGCAGGCGATCATCGGATTCGTCGTGGCCGGCGTCGTCCTGCTGATCGTGGGGTCGTCGTTCCTCAGCGTGATCGCGGGGATCGTGTTCGCATTGGCGCGGAGCAACGGCGTGGCCGCAGCGGTCGCTGCGCTCGTGCCGACCGTGGTCGTGATCGGGGCGATCGCGCTGGCGGTGGTGCTCATCATCCGTGCGGTGCAGGGCTCGGCCGAGCGCTGGTACCGTCTCGACGGGTTCGCGCGGGCGAACGGCATGACCTACGTGCCGCAGTTCGGCTCGCCCGGCCTTCCCGGCATGATCTTCTCCCAGGGTCGGTCTCGACAGTCGACCGACCTCGTGCGCGGCGACCGGCCCCGATTCGTGGAGTTCGCGAACTACCGCTACGTCACCGGGTCGGGAAAGAACCAGACCACCCACAAGTGGGGCTACGTGGCCGTGAAACTCGACGTGCCGCTGCCGCACATCGTCCTCGACGCCACCGGCAACAACGGGCTGTTCGGCTCGAACCTGCCGCTCACCTTCGACCGGGACCAGCGCCTCAGCCTCGAGGGCGACTTCGACCGCTACTTCTCCCTCTCCTGCCCCGCGGGGTACGAGCGCGACGCCCTGTACCTGTTCACACCCGACATCATGGCCCGGTTCATCGACAACGCCGCCGCCCTCGACGTCGAGATCGTCGACGACTGGCTCTTCCTCTACGCCAAGCGCGACTTCTCCACCCTCGACCCCGCGACGTGGGCCTGGCTGTTCTCCGTGGTCGGCGCGCTGCTCGACAAGCTCGCCCAGTGGGCGCGCTGGCGCGACGAAAGGCTCGGCGACGCGCCCACGCATGCCGCCCACGCCGCGGCCGCGGCATCCGCTCTTCCCCTGTCCGGATCGTCACCACCGGGCGCGACCGCCGTCCCGTTCGCGGTGCCGGCGGCGTCGCTGCGACCACCGCCCGGGGTCGCCGCCCCCGGCCGGCGCCTCAAACGCGGCGTCCCGTGGGTCGCGGTCGTGGTGTTCGGTCTCATCGGACTGTTCTGGCTCATCGCTCAGACGGGATTCCTCGGCCTGTTCTTCCGCTGACCCGCGCGGCTTCGCCCTTCCCCCTTCTCGCGACGCACTCAGCGGGACGAGGGGTGGTGGGAAGCCCCGCGGCGGCGGAGAGTGGGGGTGAAGAACCACCCCGAACAAGGAGGCGCCATGAAGGCCGTGCAGTATCGCCAGATCGGAAAGGGGCCCGAGGTCGTCGAGATCGACATTCCCGAGCCGGGGCCCGGCCAAATACGGCTGAAGGTGACGGCTGCCGGGCTCTGCCACTCCGACTGGTTCCTCATGGATCTGCCCGAGGAGCAGTACTCCTATGGGCTTCCGCTCACGCTCGGTCACGAGGGCGCCGGCATCGTCGACAAGCTCGGCGACGGCGTTTCGGGAGTCGACGTCGGCGGCGCGTACGCGGTGTACGGCCCCTGGGGATGCGGGCTCTGCCACGCCTGCGCGCAGGGCGCGGAGAACTACTGCCCGAACGCCGCCGACCTCGGCATCGCCCCTCCCGGGCTCGGGGCTCCCGGCGCCATGGCCGAGTACATGATCGTCGACGACCCGCGTCACCTGGTGCCCCTCGGCGACCTTGATCCGGTCGAGTTCGTGTCGCTGACGGACGCCGGCCTGACGCCGTACCACGCGATCCGCGCCGCACAGCACAAGCTCTACCCGGGCGCCACGGCGGTGGTGATCGGGGCAGGTGGTCTCGGGCACGTGGGCATCCAGATCCTCCGTGCGATCTCAGCCGCCCGCGTGATCGCCGTCGACCTCAACGATGACAAGCTCGCCCTCGCCTCGGAGGTCGGCGCGCACGAGACGCTGGTGTCGGGGCCCGACACGGCTGCACGCATCCGTGAGCTCACCGGCGGACGCGGAGCGGAGGCGGTCTTCGACTTCGTCGGCGCACAGCCGACGCTGGACATGTCGCGCGAGGTCGTCGCGATCGACGGGTACATCCACATCGTCGGGATCGGAGGCGGGGTGCTTCCCACGGGGTTCTTCTCCACACCGTTCGGCGCCGCCGTCCGGGCGCCGTACTGGGGAACGCGATCGGAGCTGCAGGAGGTGTTCGACCTCGCCCGCGTCGGCGAGGTCTCGGTGCACGTCGAGCGCTACGGCATCGACGACGCCGTCTCGGCGTACCAGAGGCTGCACGAGGGGACGGTGCGCGGGCGCGCGGTCGTCGTCCCGAGCTGAACCCCACGGGCCGACCGCGTGCGCAACGGCGGGGCGGGCGGATGACACGCCGGGAAGGGATGCCGCGACGCGGCGTGCCGCGGGCGATCCCTCGATTGCGACCGACCGCGAAGTCGCATGCTCCCGACGCCGCCGGCCGAGGCCGGGGTTAGGGTATTGCCGTGCAGATTCGTGTGACGCCCGCGGGGCGTGAGGAGGTCGCCGGCGCACTGTGCGCCGAGCGGAGGTAGTCGTGCGCGCCGCAGAGCGGCGCCGACACCTCTTCATCGCGGGCGGTCTGCCCGCGGCATCCCATTCCGCTCGCTCCGAGCGAGCCGCACACGAAAGCCGTCACTATGCACGCACTCATCGAGAAGGACATCCGCGCGTCCTTCGTCAACGCCTCGCAGCGCGAACGCGCCGCCGTCGCCATGCCTGATCTTGCGGAGATCGACTGGGCCGAACGCGACTTCCTCGGCTGGCGTCCGCCCAAGACGCCGCTTGCCGCCTACGCGGTGATCCCCGTCGAGGACGACCTCGTCGGGATCGTCCTCCGCCAGACCGAACAGCGCACGCTCGCTCGCACCCAGTGTTCGTGGTGCGAAGACGTGACCCTTCCGAACGAGGTCGTGCTCTTCAGCGCGAAGCGCGCCGGGCGCGCGGGGCGCAACGGCAACACGGTCGGAACGCTCGTCTGCGAACACTTCGAGTGCTCGCAGAACGTCCGTCGGCTGCCGCCGCCCGCTTATCTCGGCTTCGACGTCGAGGCGGCCCGGGCGCGTCGGATGGAGGCGCTTCGCCTGCGCATCACCGACTTCGCGCGCGATCTCCGCGACAACACCTGACGCTCATCCGCTCGCCGAGAGTGCACCTGGGCGCCGAGAGCGCGGGGTTCACCCGCATTCTCGGCGCGCCGATGCACTCTCGCGGATGAGACCGGCGAGGGCCGGCGCGGTGCCGCGATCACGCCGACGGGGCGAGGCCGAATGTCTCCAGTTCGGCGTCGACGAGCATGCGCGAGCGGATGATGAAGCGGTTGCCGGTCGGCCCCTCGACACTGAAGCCCGCGCCGCGGCCGGGCACCACGTCGATCGTGAGGTGCGTGTACTTCCAGTACTCGAACTGCGCCTCGGAGATGTAGACCTCGATCGGCTCGTCGAGCCCCACCTCGAGCGAGCCCAGGTGCACGTCGCCCGGACCGATGAGGAACATGCCGACCGGGAAGCACATCGGTGCGCTGCCGTCGCAGCATCCGCCGGACTGATGGAACATCAGCGGACCGTGCTGGGCGGTGAGGGTGCGGAGCAGGCTTGCCGCCGCGTCCGTGACGGCCACGCGGCTGTGCGGCTTCGGTTCGCTCATCGGTCTCTCCTTTCGGGCGTTTCGTCTCGCTGCGCTCGCTCGACGACCGGGCGGGGGACCGGTCGTCGAGCGAGCCGCGAAGCGGCGAGGCGAGACGCCGCCGGGTTCAGAAGAAGCCCATCGCGCCTTCGGCGTACGACACCAGCAGGTTCTTCGTCTGCTGGTAGTGGTCGAGCATCTTCAGGTGGTTCTCGCGACCGATGCCGGACTGCTTGTATCCGCCGAACGCCGCGTGCGCCGGGTACTGGTGATAGGTGTTCGTCCAGACCCGGCCGGCTTCGATCGCCCGGCCCGCGCGGTAGGCGATGTCGCCCGAGCGGCTCCACACCCCGGCGCCCAGGCCGTAGAGCGTGTCGTTGGCGATCGAGATGGCGTCGTCGAAGCGGTCGAACGAGGTGACCGAGACGACGGGACCGAAGATCTCCTCCTGGAAGATGCGCATGTCGTTGGTGCCCTCGAACACCGTCGGGGCGACGTAGTAGCCCTCGGACAGGTCACCGCCGAGGTCGACGCGCTCGCCGCCCGCGAGGAGCTTCGCGCCACCCTGCTTGCCGATGTCGATGTACGACAGGATCTTCTCTAGCTGATCGTTCGACGCCTGCGCCCCGATCATCGTGGCGGGGTCCAGCGGATTCCCCTGCACGATCTTCGACACCCTGTCGAGGCCGTCGCCGAGGAAGCGATCGTAGATCGACCGCTGGATGAGGGCCCGCGACGGGCAGGTGCAGACCTCGCCCTGATTGAGCGCGAAGAACGCGAAGCCCTCGAGAGCCTTGTCGTAGTACGCGTCGGAGGTGTCGCGCGCGACATCCTCGAAGAAG of the Microbacterium invictum genome contains:
- a CDS encoding DUF779 domain-containing protein; protein product: MSEPKPHSRVAVTDAAASLLRTLTAQHGPLMFHQSGGCCDGSAPMCFPVGMFLIGPGDVHLGSLEVGLDEPIEVYISEAQFEYWKYTHLTIDVVPGRGAGFSVEGPTGNRFIIRSRMLVDAELETFGLAPSA
- a CDS encoding NAD(P)-dependent alcohol dehydrogenase, translated to MKAVQYRQIGKGPEVVEIDIPEPGPGQIRLKVTAAGLCHSDWFLMDLPEEQYSYGLPLTLGHEGAGIVDKLGDGVSGVDVGGAYAVYGPWGCGLCHACAQGAENYCPNAADLGIAPPGLGAPGAMAEYMIVDDPRHLVPLGDLDPVEFVSLTDAGLTPYHAIRAAQHKLYPGATAVVIGAGGLGHVGIQILRAISAARVIAVDLNDDKLALASEVGAHETLVSGPDTAARIRELTGGRGAEAVFDFVGAQPTLDMSREVVAIDGYIHIVGIGGGVLPTGFFSTPFGAAVRAPYWGTRSELQEVFDLARVGEVSVHVERYGIDDAVSAYQRLHEGTVRGRAVVVPS
- a CDS encoding FBP domain-containing protein: MHALIEKDIRASFVNASQRERAAVAMPDLAEIDWAERDFLGWRPPKTPLAAYAVIPVEDDLVGIVLRQTEQRTLARTQCSWCEDVTLPNEVVLFSAKRAGRAGRNGNTVGTLVCEHFECSQNVRRLPPPAYLGFDVEAARARRMEALRLRITDFARDLRDNT